A stretch of the Malus sylvestris chromosome 10, drMalSylv7.2, whole genome shotgun sequence genome encodes the following:
- the LOC126585439 gene encoding AT-hook motif nuclear-localized protein 25-like — protein sequence MSGVDADPDAPTNTSPGAPSSAARRPRGRPPGAKNKPKPPLIIAQDTPNALTSHVLEVSSGSDVVESVMTYATRRGRGVCVLSGSGAVTNVNLRQPAVAVLPLGSSSTVLTMHGRFEILSLTGTCLPPPAPSGTSGLALYLAGGQGQVVGGSVVGPLRASGPVTLIVVSFANAVYDRLPLEEEEKEAPLPPLQATASQSSGVTGSGSGGDGYNLGMMRTFPGDVCGWNSGTS from the coding sequence ATGTCAGGCGTCGATGCTGATCCTGATGCACCCACCAACACAAGTCCAGGTGCGCCATCCTCCGCCGCTCGCCGGCCTCGAGGCCGTCCTcccggcgcaaagaacaagcCCAAGCCGCCCCTCATAATCGCACAAGACACCCCAAATGCGCTCACATCTCATGTTCTTGAAGTTTCCTCCGGTTCAGACGTTGTCGAATCGGTGATGACCTACGCCACCCGCCGTGGCCGAGGCGTTTGCGTGCTGAGTGGAAGCGGTGCAGTGACTAATGTCAACCTGCGCCAGCCAGCCGTAGCAGTACTACCTTTAGGAAGCAGTAGTACTGTGCTGACGATGCACGGTCGTTTTGAAATCCTGTCTCTCACCGGTACGTGCCTGCCTCCACCGGCCCCATCTGGAACCAGTGGCTTGGCGCTATATCTGGCTGGTGGACAAGGACAGGTTGTTGGAGGGAGTGTTGTGGGACCCTTGAGGGCTTCAGGGCCTGTGACGTTGATTGTGGTTTCTTTTGCCAATGCAGTGTATGATAGGTTGCCgctggaggaggaggagaaggaggctCCACTACCGCCATTGCAAGCGACCGCTTCGCAATCTTCGGGAGTGACGGGCAGCGGTAGCGGTGGGGATGGGTACAATTTGGGGATGATGAGAACATTTCCTGGTGATGTATGTGGTTGGAATAGTGGGACTAGTTAG
- the LOC126585441 gene encoding cellulose synthase-like protein D4, with translation MAASLNREPSKKAIKSPGGSGSSQGKANSSGQTVKFARRTSSGRYVSLSREDLDMSGELSGDYMDYTVQIPPTPDNQPMDSSGAVKAEEQYVSNSLFTGGFNSTTRAHLMDKVIDSEVTHPQMAGAKGSACMMPACDGKVMKDERGVDITPCDCRFKICRDCYLDAQKNTGLCPGCKEQYRVGDEFGDPSGYNNGTLQLPGADGKRDNMSAMKRNQTGELDHNRWLFENKGTYGDGNAFDPQDDGYGDGGGDGFGGGLLDADDKPWKPLGKILPIATAIITPYRILIFVRLIVLSLFLHWRVVNPNNDARWLWLMSIICEIWFAFSWILDQTPKFFPINRQTYLEVLHDKFDRPSPSNPTGRSDLPGTDFFVSTADPDKEPPLTTANTILSILAIDYPVEKLACYVSDDGGALLTFEAMAEAASFADLWVPFCRKHNIEPRNPDSYFALKVDPTKNKSRLDFVKDRRKIKREFDEFKVRINGLPVSIRRRSDAFHAREEMQQLKHMRENGIDPLEQVKVPKATWMADGTHWPGAWSVPSSDHAKGDHSGILQVMLKPPSPDPLMGSADDDKLIDFTDVDIRLPMFVYMSREKRPGYDHNKKAGAMNALVRASAILSNGPFILNLDCDHYIYNCKAVREGMCFMMDKGGENICYIQFPQRFEGIDPSDRYANHNTVFFDGNMRALDGLQGPMYVGTGTMFRRFALYGFDPPNPDKLPVKKDDDAQGEPLTQSNTQPLTASDFDPDLDTNLLPKRFGNSTMLAESIPVAEYQGRPVADHPSVKFGRPPGALRVPRDPLNATTVAEAVSAISCWYEDKTEWGDRVGWIYGSVTEDVVTGYRMHNRGWRSVYCVTKRDAFRGSAPINLTDRLHQVLRWATGSVEIFFSRNNAFLASMRLKLLQRLAYINVGIYPFTSIFLIVYCFLPALSLFSGQFIVANLNITFLVYLLTITICLIALAILEVKWSGIALEEWWRNEQFWLISGTSAHLAAVVQGLLKVIAGIEISFTLTAKSVGEDNEDIYADLYLVKWTSLMIPPIVIAMVNIIAIAVAFSREVYALNPQWARFIGGAFFSFWVLAHLYPFAKGLMGRRRKTPTIVFVWSGLIAITLSLLWVAINPPAVVVVG, from the exons ATGGCAGCGTCCCTGAATAGAGAGCCATCGAAAAAGGCGATAAAAAGCCCTGGAGGTTCTGGTAGCTCTCAAGGCAAAGCTAATTCGAGTGGCCAAACTGTGAAGTTTGCGCGAAGAACTTCAAGTGGACGGTACGTGAGTCTGTCTAGAGAAGACCTTGATATGTCCGGAGAATTATCCGGGGACTATATGGACTACACAGTACAGATTCCTCCCACCCCAGATAACCAGCCCATGGACTCATCCGGGGCTGTGAAGGCAGAGGAGCAATATGTTTCTAACTCTTTATTTACCGGAGGGTTCAATAGTACGACGCGTGCGCATCTCATGGATAAGGTGATTGATTCGGAGGTGACTCATCCTCAGATGGCTGGAGCCAAAGGCTCTGCATGTATGATGCCTGCTTGTGATGGTAAGGTGATGAAGGATGAGAGAGGAGTTGATATAACCCCCTGTGATTGCAG gttcaAAATCTGTAGAGATTGCTATTTGGATGCACAGAAGAACACTGGCCTTTGTCCGGGTTGCAAGGAGCAATACAGAGTAGGAGACGAATTTGGTGATCCATCGGGTTACAACAATGGAACGCTGCAATTGCCTGGTGCCGACGGAAAAAGGGATAACATGTCTGCGATGAAGAGGAACCAAACCGGAGAACTTGATCACAATAGGTGGTTGTTTGAGAACAAGGGGACTTATGGTGATGGCAACGCTTTCGATCCCCAAGATGACGGGTATGGTGATGGCGGTGGTGATGGCTTCGGAGGGGGCTTGCTGGATGCGGATGACAAGCCTTGGAAACCCCTCGGCAAGATATTGCCAATTGCTACTGCCATTATCACCCCCTACAG GATACTGATCTTCGTTCGGTTAATCGTGCTAAGTTTGTTCCTGCATTGGAGAGTAGTCAATCCAAACAATGATGCAAGATGGCTGTGGCTCATGTCGATTATCTGCGAAATATGGTTCGCCTTCTCTTGGATTCTTGATCAGACTCCTAAATTTTTCCCCATTAATCGTCAGACCTATCTTGAAGTCCTCCACGACAAGTTTGACAGGCCATCACCATCCAATCCAACGGGCCGGTCTGACCTCCCTGGCACTGACTTCTTTGTATCTACTGCTGATCCTGACAAAGAGCCACCTCTCACCACTGCCAACACCATCCTTTCAATCCTAGCCATTGATTACCCAGTCGAAAAGCTAGCATGCTACGTCTCTGATGATGGAGGTGCCCTCCTCACCTTTGAGGCAATGGCGGAAGCTGCTAGTTTCGCAGACTTGTGGGTTCCCTTCTGCCGGAAACACAACATTGAGCCGAGGAATCCTGACAGTTACTTCGCGTTGAAAGTTGACCCGACAAAGAACAAGAGTAGGCTGGACTTTGTGAAGGATAGGAGGAAGATCAAGAGGGAGTTTGATGAGTTCAAGGTGAGGATCAACGGTCTTCCGGTTTCGATCAGGAGGCGGTCTGATGCTTTCCATGCCAGGGAGGAAATGCAGCAGTTGAAGCATATGAGGGAGAATGGAATTGACCCTTTGGAGCAAGTCAAAGTCCCCAAGGCTACCTGGATGGCTGATGGCACACATTGGCCTGGTGCTTGGTCTGTTCCTTCCAGCGACCATGCCAAAGGTGACCATTCAGGAATTCTTCAG GTGATGCTGAAGCCTCCTAGTCCTGACCCCCTAATGGGAAGTGCCGATGATGACAAGCTCATAGATTTCACAGATGTGGATATACGCCTCCCAATGTTTGTCTACATGTCGCGAGAAAAGCGGCCTGGCTATGATCACAACAAGAAGGCCGGCGCCATGAATGCGCTGGTGAGAGCATCCGCCATCTTGTCAAACGGCCCTTTCATTCTCAACCTTGACTGTGATCACTACATCTACAACTGCAAAGCTGTCCGTGAAGGGATGTGCTTCATGATGGACAAAGGCGGTGAAAACATCTGCTACATTCAGTTTCCTCAGAGATTCGAAGGCATTGATCCCTCCGATCGCTATGCCAATCACAACACCGTGTTTTTCGATGGCAATATGCGTGCACTTGATGGTTTGCAG GGTCCGATGTATGTGGGAACCGGGACCATGTTCCGGCGTTTTGCCTTGTACGGTTTTGATCCACCAAATCCTGACAAGTTGCCGGTGAAGAAGGATGATGACGCACAAGGAGAGCCTTTGACACAGTCGAATACGCAACCTTTGACAGCCAGTGACTTCGACCCAGATCTTGACACCAATCTACTTCCCAAGCGTTTTGGAAATTCAACAATGCTGGCGGAATCCATAcccgtcgctgagtaccaaggtCGCCCTGTAGCTGATCATCCTTCAGTGAAATTCGGACGGCCTCCTGGCGCTCTCAGAGTTCCTCGTGATCCGCTCAATGCCACTACTGTTGCTGAAGCTGTCTCTGCCATTTCTTGCTG GTACGAGGACAAGACCGAATGGGGAGACCGTGTGGGGTGGATTTACGGGTCAGTGACAGAAGATGTGGTGACTGGGTACAGAATGCACAATCGCGGATGGCGCTCGGTGTACTGCGTTACCAAGCGTGACGCATTTCGCGGTTCAGCTCCCATTAATCTTACTGATCGACTCCACCAAGTGCTCCGTTGGGCAACTGGCTCAGTCGAGATTTTTTTCTCCCGGAACAACGCCTTCCTTGCCTCAATGCGCCTCAAGTTACTACAACGTCTTGCCTACATCAATGTCGGCATCTACCCTTTCACCTCAATCTTTCTCATCGTGTACTGCTTCCTCCCTGCGCTTTCGCTCTTCAGTGGACAGTTCATTGTGGCGAATCTCAACATCACATTTTTGGTCTACTTGCTAACCATTACTATATGCCTCATAGCTTTGGCTATCCTGGAGGTGAAGTGGTCGGGGATCGCGTTGGAAGAGTGGTGGCGAAATGAGCAGTTTTGGCTGATTTCCGGAACCAGCGCTCACTTGGCTGCTGTGGTGCAAGGCCTTCTAAAGGTGATTGCAGGGATTGAAATTTCCTTTACCTTGACGGCCAAGTCAGTTGGAGAGGACAATGAAGATATATATGCTGACCTCTACCTTGTGAAATGGACTTCCCTCATGATCCCTCCAATTGTGATTGCAATGGTGAACATAATCGCAATCGCAGTCGCATTTTCGAGGGAGGTTTATGCTCTGAATCCTCAGTGGGCGAGGTTTATTGGCGGTGCCTTCTTCAGCTTTTGGGTTTTGGCTCACTTGTATCCTTTTGCCAAGGGTTTGatgggaagaagaaggaagacccCTACCATTGTGTTTGTTTGGTCAGGTCTCATTGCAATTACACTTTCCTTGCTCTGGGTCGCCATTAACCCGCCCGCCGTTGTTGTCGTTGGTTAA
- the LOC126585442 gene encoding AT-rich interactive domain-containing protein 3-like isoform X1, whose translation MEKPLQREQRKQQINSRPAEAESTTPSPTATSPSPPCPKTVAGRKGRRREKMADVEKEEGKIVEDEEFKGVADTHVREQLEGGEEPNTNTLDGVEMETQKSLDENGVELPGEEIRGAVDPVSAVPEIPEDANVADEMSSEPGSGTETDKVVSYVDSGVHGGSEVSVKIVSEESGGEKGKALKDDLGSKVDPSIELGARAEAESLVGDGGSHHTVDPMEIEKEDDGVGEEKALKDGVSGEANPSNEPDIGAKTDDVACEMELDMPHNGEVAVEKLTDGATNEAKSSNEPDSSAETGIIVRKVELDTRDSEVEPEKLKDGVTSEVYPSGEPYISAEDDNAARKVEPGMPHDSELATEILIDRANNKAKSSSELDSSVEYENVVGMVELDMSHDNGATTEKLMDGVSIEANPSGEPNISAEADNAARKVKHDMPCDGELATDKLTNKVSSKANPSSELHISAEADNSVCKMETDTMPHDSGVAMKTLIGGLNIKASPSNEPHISAETDNVVSKVEPDMHLDDEVEMETESDDDGEKVEVLNGGVSTKTKFSFHTDINEQLQKPKFYVGRKVGMKSLEPKKTFLLDPGADEGGESGTEEEQTSFMKEVESLYKEKNLEFKAPKFYKEELNLLKLWRAVIKLGGYDKVTTCKLWRQVGESFNPPKTCTTVSWTFRNFYEKALLEFERDRLHGGEIPLPAEPTRVENRADGGHTLGSGRALRDAAARAMQGWHSHRHHGNNGEVGDATNKDKHLSTMPKSDKQLKSSVNSGLLKRKKPSHMDSAVPVADMKAIKPRDTMVFDIGPPADWVKINVKRFNDCFEVYALVPGLLREEVHVQSDPAGRLIISGQPAQLDNPWGVAPFKKVVSLPSRIDPHQTSAVVTLNGQLFVRVPFEQSDF comes from the exons ATGGAAAAACCATTGCAAAGAGAGCAGCGGAAGCAACAGATCAATAGCAGACCAGCAGAGGCAGAAAGCACAACTCCCTCACCCACCGCCACTTCACCATCTCCTCCGTGCCCCAAAACGGTAGCTGG AAGGAAAGGAAGACGGAGGGAAAAAATGGCGGATGTAGAGAAAGAGGAGGGGAAAATTGTGGAGGATGAGGAATTCAAAGGGGTGGCAGATACCCATGTTCGTGAACAGCTTGAAGGGGGAGAAGAACCAAACACCAACACATTAGATGGTGTAGAAATGGAGACCCAGAAGAGCCTTGACGAAAATGGAGTTGAATTGCCTGGTGAGGAAATCCGGGGTGCAGTTGATCCAGTTTCCGCTGTCCCCGAAATTCCTGAAGATGCTAATGTTGCCGATGAGATGTCCAGTGAGCCGGGTTCTGGTACTGAAACTGATAAGGTTGTGAGTTATGTGGATTCTGGTGTGCATGGTGGGAGTGAGGTTTCTGTGAAGATTGTAAGTGAGGAGAGTGGTGGTGAGAAAGGGAAGGCCCTGAAGGATGATTTGGGCAGCAAAGTTGACCCGTCTATTGAATTGGGTGCCCGTGCCGAGGCTGAGAGTCTTGTTGGTGATGGTGGATCCCATCACACTGTGGACCCTATGGAGATTGAAAAGGAAGATGATGGTGTTGGAGAAGAAAAGGCACTGAAGGATGGGGTGAGCGGCGAGGCCAACCCTTCCAATGAACCAGATATTGGTGCTAAAACTGATGATGTTGCTTGTGAGATGGAGCTTGATATGCCTCATAATGGTGAGGTTGCAGTGGAGAAACTGACAGATGGGGCGACCAACGAGGCCAAATCCTCCAATGAGCCAGATAGCAGTGCTGAAACTGGTATTATTGTTCGTAAGGTGGAGCTTGATACTCGTGATAGTGAGGTTGAACCGGAGAAACTGAAAGATGGGGTGACCAGCGAGGTCTACCCATCTGGTGAACCATATATTAGTGCTGAAGATGATAATGCTGCTCGTAAGGTGGAGCCTGGTATGCCTCATGATAGTGAGCTTGCAACGGAAATACTAATAGATCGGGCGAACAACAAGGCGAAATCCTCCAGTGAACTAGACAGTAGTGTTGAATATGAAAATGTCGTTGGAATGGTGGAGCTCGATATGTCTCATGATAATGGGGCTACAACGGAGAAACTGATGGATGGGGTGAGCATTGAAGCCAACCCCTCTGGTGAACCAAATATCAGTGCTGAAGCTGATAATGCAGCTCGTAAGGTGAAGCATGATATGCCTTGTGATGGTGAGCTTGCAACTGATAAACTGACAAATAAGGTGAGCAGCAAGGCCAACCCCTCCAGTGAACTGCACATCAGTGCCGAAGCTGATAATTCTGTTTGTAAGATGGAAACTGATACAATGCCTCATGATAGTGGGGTTGCTATGAAGACACTGATAGGTGGGTTGAACATCAAGGCCAGCCCCTCCAATGAACCCCATATCAGTGCTGAAACTGATAATGTTGTTAGTAAGGTGGAGCCTGATATGCATCTTGATGATGAAGTCGAAATGGAGACTGAATCTGATGATGATGGTGAGAAAGTAGAGGTACTGAATGGTGGGGTGAGCACCAAAACAAAGTTTTCTTTTCACACCGACATAAACGAGCAACTGCAGAAACCCAAGTTTTATGTTGGACGTAAGGTTGGGATGAAGAGCTTAGAACCAAAGAAAACCTTCCTCTTGGATCCAGGTGCTGATGAGGGTGGTGAGTCGGGGACTGAGGAGGAGCAAACGTCATTCATGAAGGAGGTTGAGAGTTTATATAAAGAGAAGAATTTGGAATTCAAAGCCCCAAAGTTTTACAAAGAGGAATTAAATTTGCTCAA GTTATGGAGAGCTGTGATCAAACTTGGTGGCTATGACAAG GTTACTACATGCAAATTGTGGCGGCAGGTCGGAGAATCATTCAATCCCCCAAA AACGTGTACTACTGTTTCTTGGACTTTCCGAAATTTTTATGAGAAG GCATTACTTGAATTTGAAAGGGACAGACTTCATGGTGGTGAAATTCCTCTTCCTGCAGAGCCTACTAGAGTTGAGAATCGG GCTGATGGTGGCCATACTTTAGGATCAGGCAGGGCACTGAGGGATGCTGCAGCTCGTGCCATGCAGGGTTGGCATTCTCACCGCCATCATGGTAATAATGGTGAGGTTGGAGATGCAACTAATAAG GATAAGCACTTGAGTACCATGCCAAAAAGTGACAAGCAACTTAAAAGTTCTG TTAACTCAGGTTTACTAAAGCGGAAAAAGCCATCTCATATGGATTCTGCTGTCCCAGTTGCTGACATGAAAGCTATAAAACCACG GGATACAATGGTATTTGATATTGGACCTCCAGCAGATTGGGTGAAGATTAATGTGAAAAGATTT AATGACTGCTTTGAGGTATATGCCTTAGTTCCTGGGCTACTGCGCGAGGAG GTGCATGTTCAATCTGACCCAGCCGGACGCTTGATTATATCCGGCCAACCAGCACAACTGGATAATCCTTGGGGTGTCGCACCCTTTAAGAAG GTTGTCAGCCTACCTTCGAGAATCGATCCACATCAGACATCTGCGGTAGTGACCTTGAATGGCCAGTTGTTTGTGCGCGTTCCATTTGAACAGTCAGATTTTTAA
- the LOC126585442 gene encoding AT-rich interactive domain-containing protein 3-like isoform X2 → MEKPLQREQRKQQINSRPAEAESTTPSPTATSPSPPCPKTVAGRKGRRREKMADVEKEEGKIVEDEEFKGVADTHVREQLEGGEEPNTNTLDGVEMETQKSLDENGVELPGEEIRGAVDPVSAVPEIPEDANVADEMSSEPGSGTETDKVVSYVDSGVHGGSEVSVKIVSEESGGEKGKALKDDLGSKVDPSIELGARAEAESLVGDGGSHHTVDPMEIEKEDDGVGEEKALKDGVSGEANPSNEPDIGAKTDDVACEMELDMPHNGEVAVEKLTDGATNEAKSSNEPDSSAETGIIVRKVELDTRDSEVEPEKLKDGVTSEVYPSGEPYISAEDDNAARKVEPGMPHDSELATEILIDRANNKAKSSSELDSSVEYENVVGMVELDMSHDNGATTEKLMDGVSIEANPSGEPNISAEADNAARKVKHDMPCDGELATDKLTNKVSSKANPSSELHISAEADNSVCKMETDTMPHDSGVAMKTLIGGLNIKASPSNEPHISAETDNVVSKVEPDMHLDDEVEMETESDDDGEKVEVLNGGVSTKTKFSFHTDINEQLQKPKFYVGRKVGMKSLEPKKTFLLDPGADEGGESGTEEEQTSFMKEVESLYKEKNLEFKAPKFYKEELNLLKLWRAVIKLGGYDKVTTCKLWRQVGESFNPPKTCTTVSWTFRNFYEKALLEFERDRLHGGEIPLPAEPTRVENRADGGHTLGSGRALRDAAARAMQGWHSHRHHGNNGEVGDATNKDKHLSTMPKSDKQLKSSGLLKRKKPSHMDSAVPVADMKAIKPRDTMVFDIGPPADWVKINVKRFNDCFEVYALVPGLLREEVHVQSDPAGRLIISGQPAQLDNPWGVAPFKKVVSLPSRIDPHQTSAVVTLNGQLFVRVPFEQSDF, encoded by the exons ATGGAAAAACCATTGCAAAGAGAGCAGCGGAAGCAACAGATCAATAGCAGACCAGCAGAGGCAGAAAGCACAACTCCCTCACCCACCGCCACTTCACCATCTCCTCCGTGCCCCAAAACGGTAGCTGG AAGGAAAGGAAGACGGAGGGAAAAAATGGCGGATGTAGAGAAAGAGGAGGGGAAAATTGTGGAGGATGAGGAATTCAAAGGGGTGGCAGATACCCATGTTCGTGAACAGCTTGAAGGGGGAGAAGAACCAAACACCAACACATTAGATGGTGTAGAAATGGAGACCCAGAAGAGCCTTGACGAAAATGGAGTTGAATTGCCTGGTGAGGAAATCCGGGGTGCAGTTGATCCAGTTTCCGCTGTCCCCGAAATTCCTGAAGATGCTAATGTTGCCGATGAGATGTCCAGTGAGCCGGGTTCTGGTACTGAAACTGATAAGGTTGTGAGTTATGTGGATTCTGGTGTGCATGGTGGGAGTGAGGTTTCTGTGAAGATTGTAAGTGAGGAGAGTGGTGGTGAGAAAGGGAAGGCCCTGAAGGATGATTTGGGCAGCAAAGTTGACCCGTCTATTGAATTGGGTGCCCGTGCCGAGGCTGAGAGTCTTGTTGGTGATGGTGGATCCCATCACACTGTGGACCCTATGGAGATTGAAAAGGAAGATGATGGTGTTGGAGAAGAAAAGGCACTGAAGGATGGGGTGAGCGGCGAGGCCAACCCTTCCAATGAACCAGATATTGGTGCTAAAACTGATGATGTTGCTTGTGAGATGGAGCTTGATATGCCTCATAATGGTGAGGTTGCAGTGGAGAAACTGACAGATGGGGCGACCAACGAGGCCAAATCCTCCAATGAGCCAGATAGCAGTGCTGAAACTGGTATTATTGTTCGTAAGGTGGAGCTTGATACTCGTGATAGTGAGGTTGAACCGGAGAAACTGAAAGATGGGGTGACCAGCGAGGTCTACCCATCTGGTGAACCATATATTAGTGCTGAAGATGATAATGCTGCTCGTAAGGTGGAGCCTGGTATGCCTCATGATAGTGAGCTTGCAACGGAAATACTAATAGATCGGGCGAACAACAAGGCGAAATCCTCCAGTGAACTAGACAGTAGTGTTGAATATGAAAATGTCGTTGGAATGGTGGAGCTCGATATGTCTCATGATAATGGGGCTACAACGGAGAAACTGATGGATGGGGTGAGCATTGAAGCCAACCCCTCTGGTGAACCAAATATCAGTGCTGAAGCTGATAATGCAGCTCGTAAGGTGAAGCATGATATGCCTTGTGATGGTGAGCTTGCAACTGATAAACTGACAAATAAGGTGAGCAGCAAGGCCAACCCCTCCAGTGAACTGCACATCAGTGCCGAAGCTGATAATTCTGTTTGTAAGATGGAAACTGATACAATGCCTCATGATAGTGGGGTTGCTATGAAGACACTGATAGGTGGGTTGAACATCAAGGCCAGCCCCTCCAATGAACCCCATATCAGTGCTGAAACTGATAATGTTGTTAGTAAGGTGGAGCCTGATATGCATCTTGATGATGAAGTCGAAATGGAGACTGAATCTGATGATGATGGTGAGAAAGTAGAGGTACTGAATGGTGGGGTGAGCACCAAAACAAAGTTTTCTTTTCACACCGACATAAACGAGCAACTGCAGAAACCCAAGTTTTATGTTGGACGTAAGGTTGGGATGAAGAGCTTAGAACCAAAGAAAACCTTCCTCTTGGATCCAGGTGCTGATGAGGGTGGTGAGTCGGGGACTGAGGAGGAGCAAACGTCATTCATGAAGGAGGTTGAGAGTTTATATAAAGAGAAGAATTTGGAATTCAAAGCCCCAAAGTTTTACAAAGAGGAATTAAATTTGCTCAA GTTATGGAGAGCTGTGATCAAACTTGGTGGCTATGACAAG GTTACTACATGCAAATTGTGGCGGCAGGTCGGAGAATCATTCAATCCCCCAAA AACGTGTACTACTGTTTCTTGGACTTTCCGAAATTTTTATGAGAAG GCATTACTTGAATTTGAAAGGGACAGACTTCATGGTGGTGAAATTCCTCTTCCTGCAGAGCCTACTAGAGTTGAGAATCGG GCTGATGGTGGCCATACTTTAGGATCAGGCAGGGCACTGAGGGATGCTGCAGCTCGTGCCATGCAGGGTTGGCATTCTCACCGCCATCATGGTAATAATGGTGAGGTTGGAGATGCAACTAATAAG GATAAGCACTTGAGTACCATGCCAAAAAGTGACAAGCAACTTAAAAGTTCTG GTTTACTAAAGCGGAAAAAGCCATCTCATATGGATTCTGCTGTCCCAGTTGCTGACATGAAAGCTATAAAACCACG GGATACAATGGTATTTGATATTGGACCTCCAGCAGATTGGGTGAAGATTAATGTGAAAAGATTT AATGACTGCTTTGAGGTATATGCCTTAGTTCCTGGGCTACTGCGCGAGGAG GTGCATGTTCAATCTGACCCAGCCGGACGCTTGATTATATCCGGCCAACCAGCACAACTGGATAATCCTTGGGGTGTCGCACCCTTTAAGAAG GTTGTCAGCCTACCTTCGAGAATCGATCCACATCAGACATCTGCGGTAGTGACCTTGAATGGCCAGTTGTTTGTGCGCGTTCCATTTGAACAGTCAGATTTTTAA